Genomic DNA from Roseburia intestinalis L1-82:
GAGATGTTTTGTATCTTTTCCTAATATAAGTGCTTTTCCCATAGTTTCTTCCCCTTTTTCAAAAAACTATCATATACGATAACTTTTGTCCAGAGATTTCGCTTTAAAAAATAAAAGCCCCTGTTCTGCCTGTGAATTCCAGGCAAAGCAGGGGATATCAATTTTGGGTATCAAATTACTGTTTTTTTCTGTATAATCACTCAAAAAGGACACCTTTTATTGTATAATTATGTTATGGAACAAAACATACGAAAGAAGGTGTCCTGAATGAAAAATTAGCATTGAAGAAACTGCTAACTTATATGAAGAGTGTATATAAAATCCCGCAAAAAATCAAGTGTTTAACGGACGAAAGAAAAAGAAAATCTATTCCATTGTTTAACATTGTCATGCCGGTACTGCTTTTTCTGATGCTGCAGTATGAAAGTTTCCATACCATTTTTTCAGCCCCTGAAAGCATGTCGAAAAGACTGAAAAACTGTATCAGTGGAAGGATTCCAAAAGTTGATGCAGTCCGCGACCTTCTCTCCAGAATAAACCCGGATGAAATACGCAGCATACATGAAGAAATGATTGATATCATAAAACGTAACCGGGTATTCCGGGAAGGAACGATAGGCGGATATGTTGTGGCAGGTCTCGATGGTGTGGAATTATTCAGCAGTACAAAAAAATCCTGTCCGAACTGTCTGAGCCGAAAAAAACACACAGGGGAAACCGAATACTTTTACCGGAGTGTGGTGTGCATGATTATAGGTAAATCGCCACACGTAATTCTGGGGCAGGAAATGTTAAAACCAAGGGATGGTTCTGGGAAAGACGAAGGAGAACTGACAGGCGGAAAAAGGTTGATTGAGCGGCTGAAGAAACGGCATGGACATTTTGCGGATGTGATTGTGGCGGATGCGTTATATCTGAATGCTCCATTTATCAACACTCTGAAGGAAAATGGTCTGGAAGGGGTGATACGCCTGAAAGACGAAAGAAGAATGATTTTTCAGGATGCAGAGCGTCTGTTCAAACAGGATGAGGGAAAAAAGGCATCTTTCTGGAAAGGGAAAAAGAAGATTGAAGTATGGGATCTTTCTGGTTTTAAGATGGAAGGGTGTCCATATAAACTGCGTGTGGTGCGGTATCATGAGCAGTGGGAAGAAAATGGAAAAGAAACAGAGCGTTTCATGTGGCTTGTAACGACTCTGGAAGCGGCAGACTACCGAGTCTTATGGGAAATGATGCACCGCAGGTGGGACATTGAGGAGAATGGTTTCCATCAATTGAAAACGTATTACCACGCAAAGCACTGTTACTGTCGAGATGCGGTTGAAACCATATTTAATCTGATAATCATAGGCTTTAATGTAAGAGAGTTATATTTGTACCGAAGAAGCCGGAACTTTGCAGGAAGTGGTATAAGCCGAAAGAGCATAAACCGGATTTTTTGCGATGAGCTGCTAACAGAAAAAGTGAAACAGATTTTATGTGAAAAAGGCGGATAGAAAATCAGCAGAAAAAATATATAGGGAAAAAGCAGGGGGAATTTTGCGCGTATTGACCAGGAACGAAGGGTAACCGCAGATGGAATGCTGATAACTGGATTATTTATAAAAATGCATAGATAAAAAAGTTAAAAGCGAAATCCCTGACTTTTGTCAAACATACTTTTATTTTTGCAGAAATTGTGGTATGTTATTAAAGTTAGACGGAAAAGCTTGTCTTAAAGGATTAGAAAGGTAATTATAATTATGAAGAAAAAAGTAGTAGTATTAATGCTTTGTACGATGATGGCAGTCACTGCACTCGGATGCGGCGGGAA
This window encodes:
- a CDS encoding transposase → MKSVYKIPQKIKCLTDERKRKSIPLFNIVMPVLLFLMLQYESFHTIFSAPESMSKRLKNCISGRIPKVDAVRDLLSRINPDEIRSIHEEMIDIIKRNRVFREGTIGGYVVAGLDGVELFSSTKKSCPNCLSRKKHTGETEYFYRSVVCMIIGKSPHVILGQEMLKPRDGSGKDEGELTGGKRLIERLKKRHGHFADVIVADALYLNAPFINTLKENGLEGVIRLKDERRMIFQDAERLFKQDEGKKASFWKGKKKIEVWDLSGFKMEGCPYKLRVVRYHEQWEENGKETERFMWLVTTLEAADYRVLWEMMHRRWDIEENGFHQLKTYYHAKHCYCRDAVETIFNLIIIGFNVRELYLYRRSRNFAGSGISRKSINRIFCDELLTEKVKQILCEKGG